Proteins found in one Cheilinus undulatus linkage group 9, ASM1832078v1, whole genome shotgun sequence genomic segment:
- the si:dkeyp-59c12.1 gene encoding si:dkeyp-59c12.1 produces MDANIVVMGTESVGKSALTVRLLTRRFIGEYGDIESIYSHTFVLDGREITLNIWDSPISEDSSVEMSLFEKKVQWADGFVLVYSICDRASFNTVSRLIQAIKSTKDYLNADKVPIVIVGNKRDLHHRRMVLSEEGRLLALKTDCLFYEVSAAENYHSVLMMFHGLVGRMKDAKLTMKKPFGFRGIVKSMSAVFARRRTDSF; encoded by the exons ATGGATGCTAACATTGTTGTGATGGGAACTGAAAGTGTTGGGAAATCAG ctcTGACTGTGCGCCTCTTAACTCGGAGATTCATTGGAGAATACGGAGATATAG AGTCTATCTACAGTCACACTTTTGTGTTGGACGGGAGGGAAATAACTCTCAATATTTGGGATTCTCCCATATCTGAG GACTCATCTGTGGAGATGTCACTCTTTGAGAAGAAGGTTCAGTGGGCAGATGGCTTTGTTCTTGTCTACAGCATCTGTGACCGAGCCAGTTTCAACACTGTGAGCAGGCTGATCCAAGCTATCAAGTCCACTAAAGACTACCTGAATGCAGACAAAGTGCCCATAGTGATTGTGGGTAATAAAAGGGACCTCCACCACAGGAGGATGGTGCTGAGCGAGGAGGGCCGCCTGCTCGCTCTTAAAACAGACTGCCTCTTCTACGAGGTGTCGGCGGCAGAGAACTACCACAGCGTGCTCATGATGTTTCATGGGCTGGTGGGAAGGATGAAGGATGCTAAACTGACCATGAAGAAACCTTTCGGGTTCAGGGGAATAGTTAAAAGCATGTCAGCAGTGTTTGCCAGGAGACGGACCGACTCCTTTTAG